The following coding sequences are from one Trichoplusia ni isolate ovarian cell line Hi5 chromosome 15, tn1, whole genome shotgun sequence window:
- the LOC113500989 gene encoding piggyBac transposable element-derived protein 4-like — protein MEPDRIIDDVGLPEASTSKSVGTGRHFPDDDDYDWQPNQRPHDLDMSYSEILSGPLGEELRVDSGSEEEEEPMSLEELRAILEETAEDVEEDPEEHERLSESFNWSSDYSTFRGQPEVYSQAGERGPNIKETDPLKLFTHVWDHDIMNSIVAQTNEYAWQTIAQASELPDGISAHSRLNDWVETTTDELYKLFAVMIFMSLMVAGRVSEYWSTGTLAMPGFRKLMSIKRYWLLMRFLHFVDNNTISVHGSDRKVAKIQPIIDHCNKKFNSMYTPRREISIDESLLLFKGRLSWIQCIRTKAARFGIKFYELCEAVTGYLLKFEVYTGKKYPQTGDSAEDSLYGFTSASAKVVLRLMQRFLNKGHCLVMDNFYNSVTLTRFLKLNKTDVIGTLNRRRMGTPRDIQILNERKLQKAAVVSRHCGDVSVLSWKDVKLVTTVSTYHNADMLPGRRAGQQILKPVVVHDYNKYMGGVDLKDQMLSMYLMERKRGMKWYLKVFKRLINVSILNIFIIHRENSTNPLSHRQFRYKLAEQLAQKYPNLTLSRLINPPALLRLDGDNHFPIYADSLEDRAGSKRNKIKRNRCVRCSLKKIRKEVNTVCQKCQKFLCLGQCWIEYHTLENL, from the exons ATGGAGCCAGACCGAATTATTGACGACGTCGGGCTTCCCGAAGCCAGCACTTCAAAAAGTGTG GGTACCGGAAGACATTTTCCCGATGACGACGATTATGATTGGCAGCCTAATCAAAGGCCTCATGACCTTGATATGTCTTATTCCGAG ATACTCAGTGGGCCATTAGGCGAGGAGCTAAGAGTGGATTCGGGCAGTGAGGAAGAGGAGGAACCTATGTCGCTGGAGGAGCTTCGAGCTATCCTGGAAGAGACAGCCGAAGATGTTGAGGAAGATCCCGAAGAACACGAGAGGCTGTCTGAATCTTTCAATTGGTCAAGCGATTATAGTACATTTAGAGGTCAACCGGAAGTTTATTCCCAGGCAGGCGAGCGAGGTCCCAATATTAAGGAAACAGATCCTCTGAAGCTATTCACTCATGTTTGGGATCACGATATAATGAACAGTATTGTGGCACAGACCAACGAGTATGCCTGGCAAACGATAGCGCAAGCATCCGAGTTACCGGACGGTATCTCGGCGCATTCTCGATTAAATGATTGGGTAGAAACCACTACTGATGAGCTGTACAAGCTCTTTGCGGTGATGATTTTTATGTCGCTGATGGTCGCAGGACGTGTGAGTGAATACTGGAGCACGGGTACCCTGGCCATGCCAGGTTTTCGTAAACTTATGAGTATAAAACGGTACTGGCTACTCATGCGTTTCCTGCACTTTGTCGATAACAATACTATCAGTGTTCATGGTTCCGATCGTAAAGTTGCTAAGATACAACCCATCATTGaccattgtaataaaaagtttaatagcatGTACACGCCTCGCAGAGAAATAAGCATTGACGAATCGTTGCTGCTTTTTAAAGGACGCTTGAGTTGGATTCAGTGTATCCGTACAAAAGCAGCACGGTTTggtatcaaattttatgaactttgcgAGGCGGTTACAGGCTATTTGCTCAAATTTGAGGTTTACAcgggaaaaaaatatccacagacAGGGGACTCTGCGGAGGACTCCTTGTATGGCTTTACGAGCGCAAGTGCGAAAGTGGTGCTAAGGCTCATGCAAAGATTCCTCAACAAAGGTCACTGTCTTGTAAtggataacttttataattcagttactttgacacgatttttaaagttgaataagaCCGATGTCATCGGAACTCTGAACAGGCGAAGAATGGGGACACCGAGGGACATACAAATTCTCAACGAAAGGAAACTTCAAAAAGCAGCAGTGGTAAGTAGACACTGTGGTGACGTATCTGTCTTATCCTGGAAAGACGTTAAATTAGTAACCACAGTGTCGACTTACCACAATGCGGACATGTTGCCTGGAAGAAGAGCAggacaacaaatattgaagccTGTGGTTGTGCACGACTACAATAAGTACATGGGCGGTGtagatttaaaagatcaaatGCTGTCCATGTACTTAATGGAACGCAAAAGGGGGATGAAATGGTACTTGAAAGTGTTCAAACGGCTAATAAATGTTagcattttgaacatttttatcatacatcGCGAGAACAGCACAAATCCCCTCAGCCACAGGCAATTCAGATATAAATTGGCGGAGCAACTGGCTCAGAAATACCCAAATTTGACCTTATCTCGGCTAATAAATCCTCCTGCTCTTCTCCGCTTAGATGGTGATAATCACTTTCCAATCTATGCAGATTCTTTAGAAGATCGAGCGGGgagcaaaagaaacaaaattaaaagaaaccgcTGCGTTCGTtgctccttaaaaaaaatacggaaagaAGTTAACACCGTTTGCCAGAAGTGTCAGAAGTTCCTTTGTCTCGGTCAATGTTGGATTGAATACCACACTctcgaaaatttataa